One genomic segment of Hemibagrus wyckioides isolate EC202008001 linkage group LG08, SWU_Hwy_1.0, whole genome shotgun sequence includes these proteins:
- the sh3tc2 gene encoding SH3 domain and tetratricopeptide repeat-containing protein 2 isoform X1 → MTIAVPGYSLLSTLQRYGAIKLRNFAARDISTPDLNTLWEEPHYANELFPGNDVMATGDEEVETEAEVEGEGITGESYWKRKEALSTVSLAVGDHFSSDVILLFSGRRRSNLEPDCVLQEALRTRLRVVESNSQDVIQLFKDLSARLVSVHAEKDHFVITFKTVEEIWKFSTYLALGYVARCLENFLCDQTVWLDPVLLSDVEICVTVNEEHLATLYLGLLLQEGSFFAKALVNSEQCIEEEDELVYKKNDLVMVKDIGQQSMWEGTLLSTGQHGLVPVHAMQPLPYPFYQWFLRKYHGNAGGFSSTKGQTDQPIVTGTCVAVVDYCPMVKDELHLSQGDLIEVEGFLISSLNTFIGRHLSSGQIGFVHMAHVKPEDIKPLSGQLVFLSEEERVALSQFNPWTEKCHTGLLDKLFSTDISTVYRLDRLDDFDFTYIRNQPKQEQKTPVDARKSIILEHINTPPYHSSPRPSFYASQSCLDRDNEAFSLSLEDTFREMDEYEEDPPFMDEGIWETEEAEIVDPILTLLNLDHFQDSFYAFYDLSYSFLDTVFGGLQVDEVLLHLESLREGAKKGRMVWAHRRACFLLGRLCAKKLKYSQARVYFEEALNVPVEGFNDKPLLIALYTNLTAVYLKQKMTDKLPYTLEKASALILCLPLHNFCSLDEFELLKPILRKAIVDNDKYLEARSCYLILCLFLQNRKIEEALPFVERLQFLNLTLSAEEGRPIGPVDLNWILCRLYHKKYLPYLVLASLSLDSSQDHSLDNAFQKIELFLKNSVRLNPRWKDGSALLPVQVVVYLQQALSIANCGEHLKTQRDLCLSLASVYQQYGTLEKAVRYAQQAVQAGSHINEEEGFEASVLLAWLLVLTEEPDRAQSILEPLLKSLYKTDSPTQCGVVHNLLALCLHKQGKVREAARNFHCALKISQENGNKHNEALALANLGCLALSVGAPGLAESFLLRSLNLFQFLSESPSDEEHVQTLLWLGRSYKDRGESQKVRLCYEMGLLIAISAKNLHSQMVVAKVLSRLYADLMLYGQCIIYYEHCVGLSRELKDKRLEGEYLEVLSNLYLSLNTEKSSRKSLDYTKQSLRISIDLGKKQEESETWLQVGRIYYLIHEDELADMYLQAAVKTALKINDPCFAMNIYEEAGDVFFKGHRNRLAAVSFFRDGALPFARCLKDVHSEFRLLSKLSELLLKEAQHQEALKYATLAVQISTSTGVHLNERVSYHRLSSIYFTLEQYEMAENYYLKALSLSPPVLEHAEEARYYVKVYCRLADLTLHKLKDAFDAMGYFHLALAAALEDGGSLQARYIIYMKLAEIHANYLPDAELSQRYMDSAWSLKRELAGHTDSSDTDEEYIIHAATENDDAKLTTYSIDGSRSSDFSSRSSTLVGSDMMDTSCTITAQKEAGIGTDYICGEDMETCGPRQHTTSETRHTNERLCTSHTDSSLLCTEF, encoded by the exons ATGACTATAGCAGTGCCAGGGTACAGTCTATTATCTACTCTGCAGAGATATGGAGCCATAAAGCTCAGGAATTTTGCAGCCAGAG ATATATCAACTCCTGATCTGAATACGTTATGGGAAGAGCCCCATTATGCCAATGAGCTCTTTCCAGGAAATGATGTCATGGCCACTG GAGATGAGGAAGTGGAAACAGAGGCTGAGGTAGAGGGTGAGGGGATCACCGGTGAGAGTTACTGGAAGAGGAAGGAAGCTCTCAGCACTGTCTCCTTGGCTGTAGGAGATCACTTCTCTTCAG ATGTGATACTGCTATTCAGTGGGAGAAGACGTTCCAATTTGGAGCCAGACTGTGTGCTGCAGGAGGCACTACGCACTAGGCTAAGGGTTGTAGAGAGCAACAGCCAAGATGTTATTCAGCTTTTTAAA GATCTCTCTGCACGCTTGGTTTCAGTGCATGCTGAAAAAGATCATTTTGTTATTACCTTTAAGACAGTGGAGGAAATCTGGAAGTTCTCTACATACCTGGCTCTAG GATATGTTGCAAGATGTTTGGAGAACTTTCTGTGTGACCAGACTGTCTGGCTGGACCCTGTTTTGCTTAGTGATGTGGAAATTTGTGTGACAGTAAATGAGGAACATCTAGCAACCCTCTATCTGGGGCTCTTACTTCAAGAAG GTTCATTCTTTGCAAAAGCTCTGGTTAACAGTGAGCAATGTATAGAGGAAGAAGATGAATTGGTCTACAAGAAGAATGACCTTGTTATGGTGAAGGATATTGGACAGCAGTCCATGTGGGAGGGAACCCTGCTTTCTACCGGTCAGCATGGCCTAGTGCCTGTTCATGCAATGCAGCCTCTGCCATACCCTTTTTACCA GTGGTTTCTTAGGAAGTACCATGGCAATGCAGGAGGGTTTTCATCCACAAAAGGACAAACTGACCAAcctatag TAACAGGAACTTGTGTAGCAGTAGTGGACTATTGCCCAATGGTTAAAGATGAACTACACCTCAGTCAAGGAGATCTGATAGAAGTTGAAGGCTTCCTTATTAGCTCACTGAACACGTTCATTGGAAGACACCTCTCTAGTGGACAGATAGGATTTGTTCACATGGCCCATGTGAAACCTGAAGATATCAAGCCACT CAGTGGACAATTGGTCTTTCTGAGTGAGGAGGAGAGAGTGGCTCTCTCGCAGTTTAACCCCTGGACTGAAAAGTGCCACACTGGTCTATTGGACAAACTCTTCTCCACTGACATCAGCACTGTATACAGATTAG ACAGACTGGATGACTTCGATTTTACCTATATCCGAAACCAACCGAAACAAG AACAGAAAACCCCAGTAGATGCCAGGAAAAGCATTATACTGGAACATATCAACACCCCACCCTATCACTCCTCCCCACGACCTTCCTTCTATGCTTCTCAGAGTTGTCTAGACAGGGACAATGAAGCCTTCTCCCTCAGCCTGGAGGACACTTTCCGAGAGATGGATGAGTATGAGGAAGATCCACCCTTTATGGATGAAGGCATCTGGGAAACTGAAGAAGCTGAGATTGTTGACCCCATCTTAACCCTCCTCAACTTGGACCACTTCCAGGACtctttttatgcattttatgaCCTCTCCTACTCCTTCTTGGACACAGTCTTTGGTGGGCTTCAAGTGGATGAGGTGCTCCTGCACCTGGAGAGCTTGCGAGAAGGAGCAAAGAAAGGCAGAATGGTGTGGGCCCATCGGCGAGCCTGCTTCCTTCTAGGCAGATTATGTGCTAAAAAGCTTAAGTACTCTCAGGCTCGAGTCTACTTTGAAGAGGCATTGAATGTCCCTGTAGAGGGCTTTAATGACAAACCACTGTTGATTGCTCTGTATACTAACCTTACAGCTGTGTACCTGAAGCAAAAGATGACAGATAAACTGCCTTATACATTAGAGAAAGCAAGTGCTCTTATACTGTGCCTTCCCCTTCATAACTTCTGCTCTCTAGATGAGTTTGAACTGCTCAAGCCCATTCTACGCAAAGCTATTGTTGATAATGATAAGTACCTTGAGGCACGGAGTTGCTATCTAATCCTCTGTCTATTTCTGCAGAACAGAAAGATTGAGGAGGCCTTGCCTTTTGTGGAAAGACTTCAGTTTCTCAATCTCACTCTCTCAGCAGAAGAAGGAAGGCCTATAGGGCCAGTTGACCTTAACTGGATACTATGCAGGCTCTACCACAAGAAATATCTTCCATACCTTGTATTAGCCTCGCTCAGTCTAGATTCAAGTCAGGATCATTCTTTGGATAATGCTTTTCAAAAGATTGAACTTTTCTTGAAGAACTCAGTCAGACTGAATCCTCGTTGGAAGGATGGCTCTGCTCTGCTCCCAGTCCAGGTTGTAGTTTACCTTCAGCAGGCATTGTCTATAGCCAACTGTGGTGAACACCTGAAGACCCAGAGAGATCTTTGTCTGAGTTTGGCAAGTGTCTACCAGCAGTATGGAACTTTGGAGAAGGCAGTTCGCTATGCCCAACAAGCAGTGCAGGCAGGAAGTCACATTAATGAGGAGGAGGGTTTTGAGGCATCAGTGCTGCTGGCCTGGCTCTTAGTGCTCACAGAGGAACCAGATAGAGCCCAATCTATTTTGGAACCTCTCCTAAAGTCACTGTATAAAACTGACAGTCCAACCCAGTGTGGGGTAGTCCACAATCTACTTGCGCTATGTCTTCATAAACAGGGGAAGGTCAGAGAAGCAGCAAGGAACTTTCACTGTGCTCTCAAAATTTCACAAGAAAATGGGAACAAGCATAATGAAGCTCTAGCTCTGGCTAACCTGGGGTGCCTTGCCTTATCAGTTGGGGCTCCAGGCCTGGCAGAAAGTTTCTTGCTCAGATCTCTGAACCTTTTCCAGTTTCTTTCTGAGAGCCCCTCAGATGAAGAGCATGTTCAGACTTTGCTGTGGCTAGGTAGAAGCTACAAAGATAGAGGAGAAAGTCAAAAGGTTAGGCTGTGCTATGAGATGGGTCTTCTGATTGCCATCAGTGCCAAGAACCTGCACA GTCAGATGGTTGTTGCAAAGGTGCTCAGTCGTCTATATGCTGACTTAATGTTGTATGGGCAATGTATAATTTACTATGAGCACTGTGTGGGGCTTTCCAGAGAACTGAAGGATAAACGTCTGGAGGGAGAGTACCTGGAGGTTCTCAGTAATCTCTACCTTTCACTTAACACTGAGAA GTCCTCGCGGAAGTCTCTGGACTACACTAAGCAAAGTCTAAGGATTTCCATTGACTTAGGAAAGAAACAGGAGGAATCAGAGACATGGCTACAGGTGGGCCGAATCTACTACTTGATCCATGAGGATGAACTGGCAGACATGTATCTTCAG GCAGCTGTAAAGACAGCTCTAAAGATTAATGATCCATGCTTTGCTATGAACATTTATGAAGAGGCTGGAGATGTCTTCTTCAAAGGACATAGAAACCGACTGGCTGCCGTTTCATTTTTTAGA GATGGGGCTCTGCCATTTGCAAGATGTCTCAAGGATGTGCATTCAGAGTTCAGGCTTTTGTCTAAACTCTCTGAATTGCTACTGAAAGAAGCTCAGCACCAGGAGGCCTTGAAGTATGCTACACTTGCAGTGCAAATCAGCACCTCAACTG GTGTACACCTAAATGAGAGGGTGTCTTACCATCGCCTGTCTTCAATCTACTTCACTCTGGAGCAGTATGAGATGGCTGAGAATTACTATTTGAaggctctgtctctctctccccctgtacTGGAGCATGCAGAAGAGGCCCGCTACTATGTTAAAGTGTACTGCAGACTAGCTGATCTGACCCTACATAAGCTAAAG GATGCTTTTGATGCCATGGGATATTTCCACTTAGCCCTTGCAGCAGCTCTGGAAGATGGAGGGAGTCTTCAGGCCAGGTACATAATTTACATGAAGCTGGCAGAGATCCATGCTAACTATTTACCTGATGCGGAGCTGAGCCAGAGATATATGGATAGTGCATGGAGCCTAAAGAGGGAGCTAGCAGGGCACACAGACTCTAGTGACACAGACGAGGAATATATTATCCATGCTGCTACAGAGAATGATGATGCCAAGTTGACCACTTATTCCATTGATGGGTCAAGGAGCTCAGACTTCAGCAGTAGGAGCAGTACTCTTGTAGGCTCAGACATGATGGACACTAGCTGTACAATAACTGCTCAGAAGGAAGCTGGAATAGGGACTGATTACATCTGTGGAGAAGATATGGAGACATGTGGACCTAGACAGCATACAACTTCTGAAACAAGACACACTAATGAAAGGCTCTGTACCAGCCACACAGATTCTAGCTTACTATGTACAGAATTTTGA
- the sh3tc2 gene encoding SH3 domain and tetratricopeptide repeat-containing protein 2 isoform X7, with translation MKDEHIGRNQQDRGDEEVETEAEVEGEGITGESYWKRKEALSTVSLAVGDHFSSDVILLFSGRRRSNLEPDCVLQEALRTRLRVVESNSQDVIQLFKDLSARLVSVHAEKDHFVITFKTVEEIWKFSTYLALGYVARCLENFLCDQTVWLDPVLLSDVEICVTVNEEHLATLYLGLLLQEGSFFAKALVNSEQCIEEEDELVYKKNDLVMVKDIGQQSMWEGTLLSTGQHGLVPVHAMQPLPYPFYQWFLRKYHGNAGGFSSTKGQTDQPIVTGTCVAVVDYCPMVKDELHLSQGDLIEVEGFLISSLNTFIGRHLSSGQIGFVHMAHVKPEDIKPLSGQLVFLSEEERVALSQFNPWTEKCHTGLLDKLFSTDISTVYRLDRLDDFDFTYIRNQPKQEQKTPVDARKSIILEHINTPPYHSSPRPSFYASQSCLDRDNEAFSLSLEDTFREMDEYEEDPPFMDEGIWETEEAEIVDPILTLLNLDHFQDSFYAFYDLSYSFLDTVFGGLQVDEVLLHLESLREGAKKGRMVWAHRRACFLLGRLCAKKLKYSQARVYFEEALNVPVEGFNDKPLLIALYTNLTAVYLKQKMTDKLPYTLEKASALILCLPLHNFCSLDEFELLKPILRKAIVDNDKYLEARSCYLILCLFLQNRKIEEALPFVERLQFLNLTLSAEEGRPIGPVDLNWILCRLYHKKYLPYLVLASLSLDSSQDHSLDNAFQKIELFLKNSVRLNPRWKDGSALLPVQVVVYLQQALSIANCGEHLKTQRDLCLSLASVYQQYGTLEKAVRYAQQAVQAGSHINEEEGFEASVLLAWLLVLTEEPDRAQSILEPLLKSLYKTDSPTQCGVVHNLLALCLHKQGKVREAARNFHCALKISQENGNKHNEALALANLGCLALSVGAPGLAESFLLRSLNLFQFLSESPSDEEHVQTLLWLGRSYKDRGESQKVRLCYEMGLLIAISAKNLHSQMVVAKVLSRLYADLMLYGQCIIYYEHCVGLSRELKDKRLEGEYLEVLSNLYLSLNTEKSSRKSLDYTKQSLRISIDLGKKQEESETWLQVGRIYYLIHEDELADMYLQAAVKTALKINDPCFAMNIYEEAGDVFFKGHRNRLAAVSFFRDGALPFARCLKDVHSEFRLLSKLSELLLKEAQHQEALKYATLAVQISTSTGVHLNERVSYHRLSSIYFTLEQYEMAENYYLKALSLSPPVLEHAEEARYYVKVYCRLADLTLHKLKDAFDAMGYFHLALAAALEDGGSLQARYIIYMKLAEIHANYLPDAELSQRYMDSAWSLKRELAGHTDSSDTDEEYIIHAATENDDAKLTTYSIDGSRSSDFSSRSSTLVGSDMMDTSCTITAQKEAGIGTDYICGEDMETCGPRQHTTSETRHTNERLCTSHTDSSLLCTEF, from the exons ATGAAGGACGAACACATCGGCAGGAACCAGCAGGACAGAG GAGATGAGGAAGTGGAAACAGAGGCTGAGGTAGAGGGTGAGGGGATCACCGGTGAGAGTTACTGGAAGAGGAAGGAAGCTCTCAGCACTGTCTCCTTGGCTGTAGGAGATCACTTCTCTTCAG ATGTGATACTGCTATTCAGTGGGAGAAGACGTTCCAATTTGGAGCCAGACTGTGTGCTGCAGGAGGCACTACGCACTAGGCTAAGGGTTGTAGAGAGCAACAGCCAAGATGTTATTCAGCTTTTTAAA GATCTCTCTGCACGCTTGGTTTCAGTGCATGCTGAAAAAGATCATTTTGTTATTACCTTTAAGACAGTGGAGGAAATCTGGAAGTTCTCTACATACCTGGCTCTAG GATATGTTGCAAGATGTTTGGAGAACTTTCTGTGTGACCAGACTGTCTGGCTGGACCCTGTTTTGCTTAGTGATGTGGAAATTTGTGTGACAGTAAATGAGGAACATCTAGCAACCCTCTATCTGGGGCTCTTACTTCAAGAAG GTTCATTCTTTGCAAAAGCTCTGGTTAACAGTGAGCAATGTATAGAGGAAGAAGATGAATTGGTCTACAAGAAGAATGACCTTGTTATGGTGAAGGATATTGGACAGCAGTCCATGTGGGAGGGAACCCTGCTTTCTACCGGTCAGCATGGCCTAGTGCCTGTTCATGCAATGCAGCCTCTGCCATACCCTTTTTACCA GTGGTTTCTTAGGAAGTACCATGGCAATGCAGGAGGGTTTTCATCCACAAAAGGACAAACTGACCAAcctatag TAACAGGAACTTGTGTAGCAGTAGTGGACTATTGCCCAATGGTTAAAGATGAACTACACCTCAGTCAAGGAGATCTGATAGAAGTTGAAGGCTTCCTTATTAGCTCACTGAACACGTTCATTGGAAGACACCTCTCTAGTGGACAGATAGGATTTGTTCACATGGCCCATGTGAAACCTGAAGATATCAAGCCACT CAGTGGACAATTGGTCTTTCTGAGTGAGGAGGAGAGAGTGGCTCTCTCGCAGTTTAACCCCTGGACTGAAAAGTGCCACACTGGTCTATTGGACAAACTCTTCTCCACTGACATCAGCACTGTATACAGATTAG ACAGACTGGATGACTTCGATTTTACCTATATCCGAAACCAACCGAAACAAG AACAGAAAACCCCAGTAGATGCCAGGAAAAGCATTATACTGGAACATATCAACACCCCACCCTATCACTCCTCCCCACGACCTTCCTTCTATGCTTCTCAGAGTTGTCTAGACAGGGACAATGAAGCCTTCTCCCTCAGCCTGGAGGACACTTTCCGAGAGATGGATGAGTATGAGGAAGATCCACCCTTTATGGATGAAGGCATCTGGGAAACTGAAGAAGCTGAGATTGTTGACCCCATCTTAACCCTCCTCAACTTGGACCACTTCCAGGACtctttttatgcattttatgaCCTCTCCTACTCCTTCTTGGACACAGTCTTTGGTGGGCTTCAAGTGGATGAGGTGCTCCTGCACCTGGAGAGCTTGCGAGAAGGAGCAAAGAAAGGCAGAATGGTGTGGGCCCATCGGCGAGCCTGCTTCCTTCTAGGCAGATTATGTGCTAAAAAGCTTAAGTACTCTCAGGCTCGAGTCTACTTTGAAGAGGCATTGAATGTCCCTGTAGAGGGCTTTAATGACAAACCACTGTTGATTGCTCTGTATACTAACCTTACAGCTGTGTACCTGAAGCAAAAGATGACAGATAAACTGCCTTATACATTAGAGAAAGCAAGTGCTCTTATACTGTGCCTTCCCCTTCATAACTTCTGCTCTCTAGATGAGTTTGAACTGCTCAAGCCCATTCTACGCAAAGCTATTGTTGATAATGATAAGTACCTTGAGGCACGGAGTTGCTATCTAATCCTCTGTCTATTTCTGCAGAACAGAAAGATTGAGGAGGCCTTGCCTTTTGTGGAAAGACTTCAGTTTCTCAATCTCACTCTCTCAGCAGAAGAAGGAAGGCCTATAGGGCCAGTTGACCTTAACTGGATACTATGCAGGCTCTACCACAAGAAATATCTTCCATACCTTGTATTAGCCTCGCTCAGTCTAGATTCAAGTCAGGATCATTCTTTGGATAATGCTTTTCAAAAGATTGAACTTTTCTTGAAGAACTCAGTCAGACTGAATCCTCGTTGGAAGGATGGCTCTGCTCTGCTCCCAGTCCAGGTTGTAGTTTACCTTCAGCAGGCATTGTCTATAGCCAACTGTGGTGAACACCTGAAGACCCAGAGAGATCTTTGTCTGAGTTTGGCAAGTGTCTACCAGCAGTATGGAACTTTGGAGAAGGCAGTTCGCTATGCCCAACAAGCAGTGCAGGCAGGAAGTCACATTAATGAGGAGGAGGGTTTTGAGGCATCAGTGCTGCTGGCCTGGCTCTTAGTGCTCACAGAGGAACCAGATAGAGCCCAATCTATTTTGGAACCTCTCCTAAAGTCACTGTATAAAACTGACAGTCCAACCCAGTGTGGGGTAGTCCACAATCTACTTGCGCTATGTCTTCATAAACAGGGGAAGGTCAGAGAAGCAGCAAGGAACTTTCACTGTGCTCTCAAAATTTCACAAGAAAATGGGAACAAGCATAATGAAGCTCTAGCTCTGGCTAACCTGGGGTGCCTTGCCTTATCAGTTGGGGCTCCAGGCCTGGCAGAAAGTTTCTTGCTCAGATCTCTGAACCTTTTCCAGTTTCTTTCTGAGAGCCCCTCAGATGAAGAGCATGTTCAGACTTTGCTGTGGCTAGGTAGAAGCTACAAAGATAGAGGAGAAAGTCAAAAGGTTAGGCTGTGCTATGAGATGGGTCTTCTGATTGCCATCAGTGCCAAGAACCTGCACA GTCAGATGGTTGTTGCAAAGGTGCTCAGTCGTCTATATGCTGACTTAATGTTGTATGGGCAATGTATAATTTACTATGAGCACTGTGTGGGGCTTTCCAGAGAACTGAAGGATAAACGTCTGGAGGGAGAGTACCTGGAGGTTCTCAGTAATCTCTACCTTTCACTTAACACTGAGAA GTCCTCGCGGAAGTCTCTGGACTACACTAAGCAAAGTCTAAGGATTTCCATTGACTTAGGAAAGAAACAGGAGGAATCAGAGACATGGCTACAGGTGGGCCGAATCTACTACTTGATCCATGAGGATGAACTGGCAGACATGTATCTTCAG GCAGCTGTAAAGACAGCTCTAAAGATTAATGATCCATGCTTTGCTATGAACATTTATGAAGAGGCTGGAGATGTCTTCTTCAAAGGACATAGAAACCGACTGGCTGCCGTTTCATTTTTTAGA GATGGGGCTCTGCCATTTGCAAGATGTCTCAAGGATGTGCATTCAGAGTTCAGGCTTTTGTCTAAACTCTCTGAATTGCTACTGAAAGAAGCTCAGCACCAGGAGGCCTTGAAGTATGCTACACTTGCAGTGCAAATCAGCACCTCAACTG GTGTACACCTAAATGAGAGGGTGTCTTACCATCGCCTGTCTTCAATCTACTTCACTCTGGAGCAGTATGAGATGGCTGAGAATTACTATTTGAaggctctgtctctctctccccctgtacTGGAGCATGCAGAAGAGGCCCGCTACTATGTTAAAGTGTACTGCAGACTAGCTGATCTGACCCTACATAAGCTAAAG GATGCTTTTGATGCCATGGGATATTTCCACTTAGCCCTTGCAGCAGCTCTGGAAGATGGAGGGAGTCTTCAGGCCAGGTACATAATTTACATGAAGCTGGCAGAGATCCATGCTAACTATTTACCTGATGCGGAGCTGAGCCAGAGATATATGGATAGTGCATGGAGCCTAAAGAGGGAGCTAGCAGGGCACACAGACTCTAGTGACACAGACGAGGAATATATTATCCATGCTGCTACAGAGAATGATGATGCCAAGTTGACCACTTATTCCATTGATGGGTCAAGGAGCTCAGACTTCAGCAGTAGGAGCAGTACTCTTGTAGGCTCAGACATGATGGACACTAGCTGTACAATAACTGCTCAGAAGGAAGCTGGAATAGGGACTGATTACATCTGTGGAGAAGATATGGAGACATGTGGACCTAGACAGCATACAACTTCTGAAACAAGACACACTAATGAAAGGCTCTGTACCAGCCACACAGATTCTAGCTTACTATGTACAGAATTTTGA